From Pungitius pungitius chromosome 9, fPunPun2.1, whole genome shotgun sequence, one genomic window encodes:
- the tmem131l gene encoding transmembrane protein 131-like isoform X3: MAGLRDFQQGSRCHRKTWINILLGILQLLLPCVQHGGAQLQALSQMSSSVVEVWQAEDGDPSAQLQVEKERRKDVLPLEDGSSLYARENGGPLHFQPPALKFGTQRLGLARAETVYIHNPSQEVPVTLLSMFTSSRQFFIPSFHRRVIPPRGKASFKLIFLPSEEGNLENTLFINTSAHGLLSYQVFGVGVQPGSLKSVQRTDSLLVFPHIQSIKLTQTQEDASNITILGLLLECTLPKSLFNNPQGSSLQSEERLSLQINLSAQGDRPTDLDKLKPYVIEHLLVLLMAPTAGAAAAGEPKIGVYMLNSGVKKLCVKDMQVLSKVEANLEFNQVLLRQEAKNFTEVATLTCGGSGRGGKCMNHISLKILGNQTTYSFPGLHITRRKTTGDLFSLFQVKQRDSEQVDLWLTSSLLLPVTVMNVSLSPNLQGVMKVMNFSAPLTVPQGCWHILSLQLLSRALPVNQVFTLSLDTSLGTALHIPLYFHSSPSKQGEVMFEGEPEWGRPCPLRLSESGRSEWQRTLLPDFSPSSWSIDSKLAAELCSRWQSHKDQLSCRWPRLPVETSFPLDFGATPVNESKVKTFMLKNPSSSVVSVEIRLLSLYPAPLEALDLLAKWFNISPLSFNISTREFSLLASPPKGNVKAITGQGVLRLLLQPWEAREVAVVFTPSEHKPTTTILVIRNNLTVFDMMTVRGHGAKELLRIGGKMPGPGGSLRFNVPQSTLMECRDGLRTNKPLFAIRKSFRVENAGELPLTVMSMNINGYKCQGFGFEVLQCRPFSLEHNTSSEITVAFTPDFTSSWVIRDLTLVTSRGTHFPFTLNVTLPHHMLPLCAQVVPGPSWEETFWMVTLIFTCFSLFGVCLMAFHQAQYILSEFSTPTIRSNHNSVLSRENGPVNNNMAPNGVNKAKGSCKSYVDICHSSDKGKGRGSPALANVPTPRPQSSSKRGSLITPSQPQKKHKVSLYYTKYKASSSTAVPDAAMMEEDHEDLIPDPPLTPDPDVCNNNNNNNEPAFITMLDKKTPVDFKEDPMSITEDRMPAQDMFPMEIPAGFPDNLIVGPGPRPGLLTCSPVEKSCTEHSAETVGSEKRDRSEMELREDSKGQKKKAQCAETGTASGNNKAKRSRRKTENVSSTPVHNVAVIPEQEKEPDWKTGDRGLGGPRNRNRCCAGSKSEAPKPGLSIESPHKHNGVCPLRARRKCVTERRGGAVCESGSDSGSSSGSVRASRGSWGSWSSASSVEGDRDPNGRTHACTTSSRKRDSMQYGVYPAERDSYQSVNANYKAPSMSTLYRKDMCQSPDPPASSFAQSFAAVAAGVDRNTDLTGQYLPEETWAPPSTPLTNQFRYNASEALPYVPQPATTASYNGFTWTSANTHCNGRYAYGNGTFPSVFPGQEAQSARGSQTSWSEEQPQEPTSAWDTAACVGSKPYFSGTRSLSPMSSLFGSIWTPQSERYQSHFQPERSAPISPVTPPRSPFARGPEAPCAPLQYFNPFGPHMNLDIWNSSSNRSSNSQLSNDSGYCGV; the protein is encoded by the exons GTCGAGAAGGAACGAAGAAAAGACGTTCTTCCACTAGAAGACGG ctcctctcTGTATGCGCGGGAGAACGGGGGGCCGTTGCATTTTCAGCCCCCGGCGTTGAAGTTCGGGACGCA GCGGCTGGGGCTGGCAAGAGCTGAAACCGTGTACATACACAACCCCAGCCAGGAGGTTCCCGTGACACTGCTGTCCATGTTTACATCCAGCAGGCAGTTTTTCATACCTTCCTTTCACAGACGA GTGATTCCGCCCAGAGGGAAGGCATCTTTTAAACTAATTTTCCTACCGTCTGAGGAGGGCAATTTAGAAAACACACTATTTATAAACACGTCGGCCCATGGGCTACTGTCATACCAG gtgTTTGGTGTGGGAGTTCAGCCGGGTTCATTAAAGTCTGTCCAAAGAACAGATAGTCTGCTAGTATTCCCTCACATCCAAAGCATTAAGCTGACCCAAACTCAG GAAGATGCGTCTAACATCACTATACTGGGTCTTCTCCTGGAGTGCACCTTACCGAAGAGTTTGTTCAACAATCCTCAG GGGTCCAGCCTCCAGAGTGAAGAGCGCCTCAGTCTGCAGATTAATCTGTCTGCGCAAGGTGACCGGCCCACTGACCTGGACAAGCTCAAGCCTTACGTCATTGAGCACCTTTTGGTGCTGCTGATGGCCCCCACTGCTGGAGCGGCTGCAGCCG GCGAACCAAAAATAGGAGTTTATATGTTAAATTCTGGAGTCAAGAAGCTCTGTGTAAAG GACATGCAGGTGCTATCAAAAGTGGAGGCCAATCTGGAATTTAACCAGGTTCTTCTGAGACAAGAGGCAAAAAACTTCACTGAAGTGGCGACGCTTACATGTGGAG GTTCGGGCCGTGGCGGGAAATGCATGAATCATATCAGTTTAAAAATTCTGGGAAACCAGACAACTTACAGCTTCCCTGGACTGCATATCACACGCAG GAAGACCACGGGGGATTTGTTCAGCCTGTTCCAGGTGAAACAAAGAGATTCGGAGCAGGTGGATCTGTGGCTGACGAGCTCCCTCCTCCTACCCGTCACTGTGATGAACGTCAGCCTCTCCCCCAACCTGCAGGGAGTAATGAAG GTGATGAACTTCAGTGCTCCACTGACGGTTCCCCAGGGCTGCTGGCATATCCTCTCCCTGCAGCTGCTCAGCAGAGCGCTGCCTGTCAACCAGGTGTTCACCCTGAGCCTGGACACCAGCCTGGGCACGGCCCTGCACATCCCCCTTTACTTCCACTCTTCACCTTCGAAG CAGGGGGAGGTGATGTTTGAAGGGGAGCCTGAGTGGGGACGACCTTGCCCTCTCAGATTGTCTGAATCAGGGCGTTCAGAGTGGCAGCGTACCCTCCTGCCCGACTTCTCCCCCTCGTCTTGGTCTATCGACAGCAAGCTGGCTGCCGAGCTCTGCTCTCGCTGGCAGAGCCACAAAGACCAGCTGTCCTGCAG GTGGCCTAGACTCCCCGTGGAGACGTCCTTTCCTCTGGACTTTGGTGCTACACCTGTCAATGAGAGCAAG GTGAAGACATTCATGCTGAAGAACCCTTCTTCTTCGGTGGTTTCCGTGGAGATTAGGCTCCTCTCGCTGTACCCGGCCCCCCTGGAGGCTCTCGACCTCCTAGCCAAATG gtttaaTATCAGCCCCCTCTCTTTCAACATCAGCACTAGAGAGTTTTCTCTCTTGGCCTCTCCTCCCAAA GGGAATGTGAAGGCCATAACGGGACAGGGTGTCCTgcgcctgctgctgcagccctgGGAGGCCAGAGAAGTTGCCGTGGTCTTTACTCCCTCCGAACACaaacccaccaccaccattcTCGTCATCAG GAACAACCTGACGGTGTTTGACATGATGACGGTGCGGGGCCACGGAGCCAAAGAGCTGCTGAGAATTGGGGGGAAAATGCCCGGCCCGGGAGGCTCGCTGCGCTTCAACGTTCCCCAGTCCACCCTGATGGAATGCCGTGACG GCCTGCGCACCAACAAGCCGCTTTTCGCCATCAGGAAGAGCTTCAGGGTGGAGAATGCGGGAGAGCTTCCTCTCACAGTCATGTCGATGAATATTAACGGATACAAGTGTCAGGGGTTTGGCTTTGAGGTGTTGCAGTGTCGACCCTTCAGCCTGGAGCACAACACCTCCTCGGAGATCACCGTTGC CTTCACCCCAGACTTCACCTCGTCCTGGGTGATCCGGGACCTCACCCTGGTGACATCACGAGGCACCCACTTCCCTTTCACTCTCAATGTGACGCTGCCCCACCACATGCTGCCTCTGTGCGCTCAGGTGGTTCCTGGACCCAGCTGGGAGGAAACCTTCTGGATGGTCACCCTCATCTTCACATG CTTCTCCCTGTTTGGTGTGTGTCTGATGGCCTTCCATCAGGCCCAGTACATCCTGAGTGAGTTTTCCACACCCACCATCAGGAGCAACCACAACTCTGTCCTGTCCCGGGAAAACGGTCCAGTCAATAATAACATGGCGCCCAATGGAGTAAA TAAAGCAAAGGGCAGCTGTAAGAGCTATGTGGACATATGTCACAGCTCAGACAAAGGGAAAGGGCGTGGCTCTCCGGCCTTGGCCAACGTTCCCACCCCGCGTCCTCAATCGTCCTCGAAGAGAGGCTCCTTAATCACCCCGTCCCAACCACAGAAGAAACACAAGGTGTCCCTCTATTACACCAAATACAAGGCAAGCTCGTCCACGGCTGTGCCTGATGCTgcgatgatggaggaggaccaTGAAGACCTCATCCCGGACCCTCCGCTGACCCCAGACCCCGAtgtctgcaacaacaacaacaacaacaacgaaccAGCTTTCATCACTATGCTGGATAAAAAGACACCCGTTGACTTTAAGGAAGACCCCATGAGCATTACAGAAGACAGAATGCCAGCCCAAGATATGTTTCCCATGGAAATTCCTGCTGGTTTCCCAGACAACCTCATAGTGGGTCCAGGACCTAGACCCGGCCTGTTGACGTGCAGTCCTGTAGAGAAGAGCTGCACTGAGCACTCTGCAGAGACGGTCGGCTCCGAGAAAAGGGACCGATCCGAAATGGAG CTCAGAGAAGATTCCAAAggccagaagaagaaagcacagTGTGCAGAGACTGGCACTGCATCAGGAAATAATAAGGCAAAGAGGAGTCGCAGGAAGACCGAAAATGTCTCCAG CACTCCCGTGCACAACGTGGCCGTGATCCCCGAACAGGAGAAAGAACCTGATTGGAAAACGGGGGATCGCGGCCTCGGTGGACCCCGCAACCGGAACCGCTGCTGCGCCGGCTCCAAGTCAGAAGCACCGAAGCCCGGACTGAGCATCGAGAGCCCCCACAAACACAACg GTGTGTGTCCCCTCCGCGCTCGGCGGAAGTGCGTCACGGAGCGCCGCGGCGGCGCAGTGTGCGAGTCGGGCTCGGACTCCGGCAGCTCGTCGGGCAGCGTGCGGGCCAGCCGGGGCAGCTGGGGCAGCTGGAGCAGCGCCAGCAGCGTGGAGGGAGACCGAGACCCCAATGGACGAACACACGCCTGCACGACCTCGTCCAGAAaaa GGGACTCCATGCAGTACGGCGTCTACCCAGCAGAGAGAGACTCCTACCAGAGCGTGAATGCAAACTACAAGGCGCccag CATGAGCACTTTGTACCGTAAAGACATGTGCCAAAGCCCCGACCCCCCGGCCTCCAGCTTCGCCCAGAGCTTTGCTGCGGTCGCTGCAGGAGTAGACAGGAACACGG ACCTGACGGGTCAGTATTTGCCCGAGGAGACGTGGGCCCCTCCGTCCACCCCCCTCACCAACCAGTTCAGATACAACGCCTCCGAAGCGCTGCCGTACGTCCCTCAGCCGGCGACCACCGCCTCCTACAACGG GTTCACTTGGACCAGCGCCAACACCCATTGCAACGGCCGCTACGCCTACG GTAACGGAACGTTCCCGAGTGTTTTCCCCGGCCAGGAGGCCCAGAGCGCTCGCGGCAGTCAGACCAGCTGGAGCGAGGAGCAGCCTCAGGAACCCACCTCGGCCTGGGACACGGCGGCCTGCGTGGGCAGCAAG CCCTACTTCTCGGGCACCCGCAGCCTCTCCCCCATGTCCAGCCTGTTCGGGTCCATCTGGACGCCGCAGAGCGAGCGCTACCAGAGCCACTTTCAGCCCGAGCGCTCGGCCCCCATCTCCCCCGTCACGCCGCCGCGCTCTCCCTTCGCCCGGGGGCCGGAGGCGCCGTGCGCTCCGCTCCAGTACTTCAACCCGTTCGGCCCCCACATGAACCTGGACATATGGAACTCTTCCTCCAACCGCAGCTCCAACTCGCAGCTCTCCAACGACTCTGGCTACTGCGGAGTTTAA
- the tmem131l gene encoding transmembrane protein 131-like isoform X1 produces MAGLRDFQQGSRCHRKTWINILLGILQLLLPCVQHGGAQLQALSQMSSSVVEVWQAEDGDPSAQLQVEKERRKDVLPLEDGSSLYARENGGPLHFQPPALKFGTQRLGLARAETVYIHNPSQEVPVTLLSMFTSSRQFFIPSFHRRVIPPRGKASFKLIFLPSEEGNLENTLFINTSAHGLLSYQVFGVGVQPGSLKSVQRTDSLLVFPHIQSIKLTQTQEDASNITILGLLLECTLPKSLFNNPQGSSLQSEERLSLQINLSAQGDRPTDLDKLKPYVIEHLLVLLMAPTAGAAAAGEPKIGVYMLNSGVKKLCVKDMQVLSKVEANLEFNQVLLRQEAKNFTEVATLTCGGSGRGGKCMNHISLKILGNQTTYSFPGLHITRRKTTGDLFSLFQVKQRDSEQVDLWLTSSLLLPVTVMNVSLSPNLQGVMKVMNFSAPLTVPQGCWHILSLQLLSRALPVNQVFTLSLDTSLGTALHIPLYFHSSPSKQGEVMFEGEPEWGRPCPLRLSESGRSEWQRTLLPDFSPSSWSIDSKLAAELCSRWQSHKDQLSCRWPRLPVETSFPLDFGATPVNESKVKTFMLKNPSSSVVSVEIRLLSLYPAPLEALDLLAKWFNISPLSFNISTREFSLLASPPKGNVKAITGQGVLRLLLQPWEAREVAVVFTPSEHKPTTTILVIRNNLTVFDMMTVRGHGAKELLRIGGKMPGPGGSLRFNVPQSTLMECRDGLRTNKPLFAIRKSFRVENAGELPLTVMSMNINGYKCQGFGFEVLQCRPFSLEHNTSSEITVAFTPDFTSSWVIRDLTLVTSRGTHFPFTLNVTLPHHMLPLCAQVVPGPSWEETFWMVTLIFTCFSLFGVCLMAFHQAQYILSEFSTPTIRSNHNSVLSRENGPVNNNMAPNGVNKAKGSCKSYVDICHSSDKGKGRGSPALANVPTPRPQSSSKRGSLITPSQPQKKHKVSLYYTKYKASSSTAVPDAAMMEEDHEDLIPDPPLTPDPDVCNNNNNNNEPAFITMLDKKTPVDFKEDPMSITEDRMPAQDMFPMEIPAGFPDNLIVGPGPRPGLLTCSPVEKSCTEHSAETVGSEKRDRSEMELREDSKGQKKKAQCAETGTASGNNKAKRSRRKTENVSSTPVHNVAVIPEQEKEPDWKTGDRGLGGPRNRNRCCAGSKSEAPKPGLSIESPHKHNGVCPLRARRKCVTERRGGAVCESGSDSGSSSGSVRASRGSWGSWSSASSVEGDRDPNGRTHACTTSSRKRDSMQYGVYPAERDSYQSVNANYKAPSMSTLYRKDMCQSPDPPASSFAQSFAAVAAGVDRNTDLTGQYLPEETWAPPSTPLTNQFRYNASEALPYVPQPATTASYNGFTWTSANTHCNGRYAYGEGNHYIGNGTFPSVFPGQEAQSARGSQTSWSEEQPQEPTSAWDTAACVGSKPYFSGTRSLSPMSSLFGSIWTPQSERYQSHFQPERSAPISPVTPPRSPFARGPEAPCAPLQYFNPFGPHMNLDIWNSSSNRSSNSQLSNDSGYCGV; encoded by the exons GTCGAGAAGGAACGAAGAAAAGACGTTCTTCCACTAGAAGACGG ctcctctcTGTATGCGCGGGAGAACGGGGGGCCGTTGCATTTTCAGCCCCCGGCGTTGAAGTTCGGGACGCA GCGGCTGGGGCTGGCAAGAGCTGAAACCGTGTACATACACAACCCCAGCCAGGAGGTTCCCGTGACACTGCTGTCCATGTTTACATCCAGCAGGCAGTTTTTCATACCTTCCTTTCACAGACGA GTGATTCCGCCCAGAGGGAAGGCATCTTTTAAACTAATTTTCCTACCGTCTGAGGAGGGCAATTTAGAAAACACACTATTTATAAACACGTCGGCCCATGGGCTACTGTCATACCAG gtgTTTGGTGTGGGAGTTCAGCCGGGTTCATTAAAGTCTGTCCAAAGAACAGATAGTCTGCTAGTATTCCCTCACATCCAAAGCATTAAGCTGACCCAAACTCAG GAAGATGCGTCTAACATCACTATACTGGGTCTTCTCCTGGAGTGCACCTTACCGAAGAGTTTGTTCAACAATCCTCAG GGGTCCAGCCTCCAGAGTGAAGAGCGCCTCAGTCTGCAGATTAATCTGTCTGCGCAAGGTGACCGGCCCACTGACCTGGACAAGCTCAAGCCTTACGTCATTGAGCACCTTTTGGTGCTGCTGATGGCCCCCACTGCTGGAGCGGCTGCAGCCG GCGAACCAAAAATAGGAGTTTATATGTTAAATTCTGGAGTCAAGAAGCTCTGTGTAAAG GACATGCAGGTGCTATCAAAAGTGGAGGCCAATCTGGAATTTAACCAGGTTCTTCTGAGACAAGAGGCAAAAAACTTCACTGAAGTGGCGACGCTTACATGTGGAG GTTCGGGCCGTGGCGGGAAATGCATGAATCATATCAGTTTAAAAATTCTGGGAAACCAGACAACTTACAGCTTCCCTGGACTGCATATCACACGCAG GAAGACCACGGGGGATTTGTTCAGCCTGTTCCAGGTGAAACAAAGAGATTCGGAGCAGGTGGATCTGTGGCTGACGAGCTCCCTCCTCCTACCCGTCACTGTGATGAACGTCAGCCTCTCCCCCAACCTGCAGGGAGTAATGAAG GTGATGAACTTCAGTGCTCCACTGACGGTTCCCCAGGGCTGCTGGCATATCCTCTCCCTGCAGCTGCTCAGCAGAGCGCTGCCTGTCAACCAGGTGTTCACCCTGAGCCTGGACACCAGCCTGGGCACGGCCCTGCACATCCCCCTTTACTTCCACTCTTCACCTTCGAAG CAGGGGGAGGTGATGTTTGAAGGGGAGCCTGAGTGGGGACGACCTTGCCCTCTCAGATTGTCTGAATCAGGGCGTTCAGAGTGGCAGCGTACCCTCCTGCCCGACTTCTCCCCCTCGTCTTGGTCTATCGACAGCAAGCTGGCTGCCGAGCTCTGCTCTCGCTGGCAGAGCCACAAAGACCAGCTGTCCTGCAG GTGGCCTAGACTCCCCGTGGAGACGTCCTTTCCTCTGGACTTTGGTGCTACACCTGTCAATGAGAGCAAG GTGAAGACATTCATGCTGAAGAACCCTTCTTCTTCGGTGGTTTCCGTGGAGATTAGGCTCCTCTCGCTGTACCCGGCCCCCCTGGAGGCTCTCGACCTCCTAGCCAAATG gtttaaTATCAGCCCCCTCTCTTTCAACATCAGCACTAGAGAGTTTTCTCTCTTGGCCTCTCCTCCCAAA GGGAATGTGAAGGCCATAACGGGACAGGGTGTCCTgcgcctgctgctgcagccctgGGAGGCCAGAGAAGTTGCCGTGGTCTTTACTCCCTCCGAACACaaacccaccaccaccattcTCGTCATCAG GAACAACCTGACGGTGTTTGACATGATGACGGTGCGGGGCCACGGAGCCAAAGAGCTGCTGAGAATTGGGGGGAAAATGCCCGGCCCGGGAGGCTCGCTGCGCTTCAACGTTCCCCAGTCCACCCTGATGGAATGCCGTGACG GCCTGCGCACCAACAAGCCGCTTTTCGCCATCAGGAAGAGCTTCAGGGTGGAGAATGCGGGAGAGCTTCCTCTCACAGTCATGTCGATGAATATTAACGGATACAAGTGTCAGGGGTTTGGCTTTGAGGTGTTGCAGTGTCGACCCTTCAGCCTGGAGCACAACACCTCCTCGGAGATCACCGTTGC CTTCACCCCAGACTTCACCTCGTCCTGGGTGATCCGGGACCTCACCCTGGTGACATCACGAGGCACCCACTTCCCTTTCACTCTCAATGTGACGCTGCCCCACCACATGCTGCCTCTGTGCGCTCAGGTGGTTCCTGGACCCAGCTGGGAGGAAACCTTCTGGATGGTCACCCTCATCTTCACATG CTTCTCCCTGTTTGGTGTGTGTCTGATGGCCTTCCATCAGGCCCAGTACATCCTGAGTGAGTTTTCCACACCCACCATCAGGAGCAACCACAACTCTGTCCTGTCCCGGGAAAACGGTCCAGTCAATAATAACATGGCGCCCAATGGAGTAAA TAAAGCAAAGGGCAGCTGTAAGAGCTATGTGGACATATGTCACAGCTCAGACAAAGGGAAAGGGCGTGGCTCTCCGGCCTTGGCCAACGTTCCCACCCCGCGTCCTCAATCGTCCTCGAAGAGAGGCTCCTTAATCACCCCGTCCCAACCACAGAAGAAACACAAGGTGTCCCTCTATTACACCAAATACAAGGCAAGCTCGTCCACGGCTGTGCCTGATGCTgcgatgatggaggaggaccaTGAAGACCTCATCCCGGACCCTCCGCTGACCCCAGACCCCGAtgtctgcaacaacaacaacaacaacaacgaaccAGCTTTCATCACTATGCTGGATAAAAAGACACCCGTTGACTTTAAGGAAGACCCCATGAGCATTACAGAAGACAGAATGCCAGCCCAAGATATGTTTCCCATGGAAATTCCTGCTGGTTTCCCAGACAACCTCATAGTGGGTCCAGGACCTAGACCCGGCCTGTTGACGTGCAGTCCTGTAGAGAAGAGCTGCACTGAGCACTCTGCAGAGACGGTCGGCTCCGAGAAAAGGGACCGATCCGAAATGGAG CTCAGAGAAGATTCCAAAggccagaagaagaaagcacagTGTGCAGAGACTGGCACTGCATCAGGAAATAATAAGGCAAAGAGGAGTCGCAGGAAGACCGAAAATGTCTCCAG CACTCCCGTGCACAACGTGGCCGTGATCCCCGAACAGGAGAAAGAACCTGATTGGAAAACGGGGGATCGCGGCCTCGGTGGACCCCGCAACCGGAACCGCTGCTGCGCCGGCTCCAAGTCAGAAGCACCGAAGCCCGGACTGAGCATCGAGAGCCCCCACAAACACAACg GTGTGTGTCCCCTCCGCGCTCGGCGGAAGTGCGTCACGGAGCGCCGCGGCGGCGCAGTGTGCGAGTCGGGCTCGGACTCCGGCAGCTCGTCGGGCAGCGTGCGGGCCAGCCGGGGCAGCTGGGGCAGCTGGAGCAGCGCCAGCAGCGTGGAGGGAGACCGAGACCCCAATGGACGAACACACGCCTGCACGACCTCGTCCAGAAaaa GGGACTCCATGCAGTACGGCGTCTACCCAGCAGAGAGAGACTCCTACCAGAGCGTGAATGCAAACTACAAGGCGCccag CATGAGCACTTTGTACCGTAAAGACATGTGCCAAAGCCCCGACCCCCCGGCCTCCAGCTTCGCCCAGAGCTTTGCTGCGGTCGCTGCAGGAGTAGACAGGAACACGG ACCTGACGGGTCAGTATTTGCCCGAGGAGACGTGGGCCCCTCCGTCCACCCCCCTCACCAACCAGTTCAGATACAACGCCTCCGAAGCGCTGCCGTACGTCCCTCAGCCGGCGACCACCGCCTCCTACAACGG GTTCACTTGGACCAGCGCCAACACCCATTGCAACGGCCGCTACGCCTACGGTGAGGGGAACCACTACATAG GTAACGGAACGTTCCCGAGTGTTTTCCCCGGCCAGGAGGCCCAGAGCGCTCGCGGCAGTCAGACCAGCTGGAGCGAGGAGCAGCCTCAGGAACCCACCTCGGCCTGGGACACGGCGGCCTGCGTGGGCAGCAAG CCCTACTTCTCGGGCACCCGCAGCCTCTCCCCCATGTCCAGCCTGTTCGGGTCCATCTGGACGCCGCAGAGCGAGCGCTACCAGAGCCACTTTCAGCCCGAGCGCTCGGCCCCCATCTCCCCCGTCACGCCGCCGCGCTCTCCCTTCGCCCGGGGGCCGGAGGCGCCGTGCGCTCCGCTCCAGTACTTCAACCCGTTCGGCCCCCACATGAACCTGGACATATGGAACTCTTCCTCCAACCGCAGCTCCAACTCGCAGCTCTCCAACGACTCTGGCTACTGCGGAGTTTAA